The genomic interval TGGTATTTTCCGGGACCATAGACCATGAGATTGGTTTGATATCCAATGGGCGTCATAAAACTGGCTGATGCTGCATAACAGATGGTGAATATCAGTGGCCTGGAGTCGATACCCATGTTGTTTGCTGCTGCGATGGCAATGGGGGTCAACACAATGGCGGCGGCATTATTTGAAACAACTGCCGTGATGATGGCAGTGATTAAATAGAGGCTGGAAAGCAGCACATAAGGCGCAAGCCTGTCTGAAAAGACGCTGGCCATGGCGGTTACACTTGAACCGACCAAATGAGCTGCACCACTGGTTTCCATGGCGGTTCCAAAGGGAATAAAAGCCGCAATAAAGATAATGACGGGCCAATTAATAGCACTGTAGGCTTCCCGGGTTGAGATATGCTTTGTTACCAGGAGAAGAAAAGCCCCAGCCAGGGCAGCAGCCAGAATATCGACGAAGCCGGTGGCTGCCGACAGCATAATGATGGGAATAATGATGACGGCCAGCCAGCGGATCCTTTTTTTGCGCATATTAATTTCATGGTGCTGGAGGATAATCAAATCTGGATCATTGCGCATTTCTGCGATTTGGTCAGCAGGCATGAGCATGAGTAGGGTATCAGCAAAGCGGAGGCGTATATGGGCTATCTTTTGTTTGATCGTGCCACCCCTGCGACTGATTGCCAACACAAATGCTTGATATCTCTTCCTGAAATCCAGATCACTCAAGGTTTTATCGTAAAGCGTTGACTCTGGTCCGATCAGACCTTCAACCAAAACATTGTCACCTTCCTGGAGTTCATCTTCGCCCAGTTTTACATCCGAAAGTGCCAGGACCTTTTCCTGTTGGTGAAATTTTAAAAATTTATCTATGGCACCTTTGGTCAGTAAAATGTCGCCCTGTCTAAGTGTGAGTTCACCTACATTGCCAGCCAGGTGAACACCATCACGAATGATATCCAGCACCGTAATTTCATAACGTTCATTGACCTGTCGCTCTCGACAATTCGATCCAATGAGGGGTGAGCCCTCGTCAATCTTGAACTCAGTGAGATAGGTCGACATGTGGTATTTACCCACCAGGGTGCTCACTGGAGCTCGGGACGGCAACAGGCGGGGCAAAACAAACAGACTATAGATGGATCCCACCACAAGAAAGACAAGCCCCAGAGGTAAAAACTCAAACATACCAAGTGCCGGTAAGCCGTGGTCTTCACCAACAGCGCTGACAAGCAGGTTGGTTGAGGTTCCAATAAGTGTAATGGTGCCACCATAGATGGCTGCATAGGAGAGGGGTATAAGTAATTTAGAGGGCGAAATTCTAAATTTTGAGGCCATATGCATGGCAACTGGGATAAAAATGGCCACAGCCGCCACATTATTGATAAAACCAGAAAAAAGGCTTACAGTAACAAAGAATAACCCTATTCCCAGCCACTTCACCTTGTTTTCCAGCTCTATAAAATATTTGGCGAAATTTTCAAGGATACCGGTTTTAACCAGGGCGTGGCTCAACACAAACATTACTGCAACCGTGAGAACGGCCTTGTTACTAAACCCGGCAATAGCTTGATCGCTATCTACATAGCCCGTGAACCACAGCACCAGCAGCAGACCCAAACCCAGAACATCAATGGGGATGACCTCCAGAACCAGAAGCACCAGCACGAGAATCATCAGGACAAATATTCCTGTTATTTCAAAACCCATAATTCTCCTTTCTGACTGGCTTTAGCACGTTATATGTGAGCACCAAATGAGCTCTCCCCCGGGTGTCAGGCATGGTTAATTACCCCAGATAAACAAACTTATTGTGTTTAAATAACTTGGGCAAGCAAAATCGGATTTAGCGCCTCTATTTTCTATGGCTGTGTATTTGCCAAAGCGCTTTCAAAAATCGGGAAAGCCCAGGAATTCCCATATTCTAAATCACAAGGAAAAAGCTTGGTGGGTCTTGGCTGTTTGTTAAATTCGGCACTGATATCAAAAGGATATAAATCCATACAGAATGAGGAAGCACACATGAAAAGAATTGTTACCCTATTAGTCTTTGCTCTGGTTTTGGCCAGCGGCGTTTACGCCGAGAAGGTCGCGGTGATCTCCAAGGTTCAAGGTGATGTCTTGATACAAAAGGCAGAAGATTTCGATTATAACACCCCTGTAACCATGGGAATGATCCTGGAAAACAATGATCAGATCAAAGTAAATGACGGTTTTGCCGTGATGTTGCTTCTTGATGATAAAAGCCAAGTAAAGCTTCGCGAGAATTCAGAAGTCGCTATCGCCCTTGTAGAAGACATTGGTGGAACCGGTTACCATGTTCGTCTCGAATATGGTCAAGCCCTTACAAAATATGAAAAGGGTGCTGATTTCGG from Candidatus Neomarinimicrobiota bacterium carries:
- a CDS encoding SLC13 family permease, whose protein sequence is MGFEITGIFVLMILVLVLLVLEVIPIDVLGLGLLLVLWFTGYVDSDQAIAGFSNKAVLTVAVMFVLSHALVKTGILENFAKYFIELENKVKWLGIGLFFVTVSLFSGFINNVAAVAIFIPVAMHMASKFRISPSKLLIPLSYAAIYGGTITLIGTSTNLLVSAVGEDHGLPALGMFEFLPLGLVFLVVGSIYSLFVLPRLLPSRAPVSTLVGKYHMSTYLTEFKIDEGSPLIGSNCRERQVNERYEITVLDIIRDGVHLAGNVGELTLRQGDILLTKGAIDKFLKFHQQEKVLALSDVKLGEDELQEGDNVLVEGLIGPESTLYDKTLSDLDFRKRYQAFVLAISRRGGTIKQKIAHIRLRFADTLLMLMPADQIAEMRNDPDLIILQHHEINMRKKRIRWLAVIIIPIIMLSAATGFVDILAAALAGAFLLLVTKHISTREAYSAINWPVIIFIAAFIPFGTAMETSGAAHLVGSSVTAMASVFSDRLAPYVLLSSLYLITAIITAVVSNNAAAIVLTPIAIAAANNMGIDSRPLIFTICYAASASFMTPIGYQTNLMVYGPGKYQFMDYVKAGAPLNFIFWVIASVMAPIFWPF